The following are encoded together in the Xanthomonas sacchari genome:
- a CDS encoding phage tail protein produces the protein MSEFFIGQIMLTGFAFAPKYFAQCNGQLLPINQNQALFSLLSTRFGGDGKTTFGLPDMRGRTPVGYGPSADPAWQPPAVPMGQVAGAETVTLVGDNLPQHLHLLDCSSVNGDNRTPASRLFANNIVSPGPGTAHALYAAPGTTVPLSQSTIANSGGGQAHPNVQPYTTINFCIALSGIFPSRS, from the coding sequence ATGAGCGAGTTCTTCATCGGTCAGATCATGCTGACCGGTTTCGCGTTTGCGCCAAAGTATTTTGCGCAGTGCAACGGGCAATTGCTGCCGATCAATCAGAACCAGGCCCTGTTCAGTCTGCTCAGCACCCGCTTCGGCGGCGATGGCAAGACCACCTTCGGCTTGCCGGACATGCGTGGGCGCACGCCGGTGGGCTATGGTCCATCGGCCGACCCGGCGTGGCAGCCGCCTGCGGTGCCGATGGGCCAGGTCGCCGGCGCGGAGACGGTGACGCTGGTGGGCGACAACCTGCCCCAGCATCTCCATCTGCTGGATTGCAGCAGCGTCAACGGCGACAACCGCACGCCCGCCAGTCGCTTGTTCGCGAACAACATCGTCAGTCCCGGTCCGGGAACAGCGCACGCGCTGTATGCCGCGCCGGGCACGACGGTGCCGTTGTCGCAGTCCACCATCGCCAACAGCGGCGGCGGCCAGGCGCATCCGAACGTGCAGCCGTACACCACGATCAATTTCTGCATCGCGCTGTCCGGCATCTTCCCTTCGCGCAGCTAG
- a CDS encoding phage tail protein, with protein MGTPFIGEIRMFGFGRTPQGWQACDGSLLQISEYEPLYVLLGTAYGGNGTSTFAVPDLRGRLPIHQGQGPGLSNYPLAQRAGTETVTLTELQMPTHTHTAQATTAAATASAPAGLLPGAVNGSVFYASDTTGATMVAMSPQSTTFAGGNQPHDNVMPTLTVQYCIATTGIFPQQA; from the coding sequence ATGGGTACTCCTTTCATCGGCGAAATCCGCATGTTCGGCTTCGGCCGTACGCCCCAGGGCTGGCAGGCGTGCGACGGCTCGCTGCTGCAGATCTCCGAATACGAACCGTTGTATGTGCTGCTCGGCACCGCCTATGGCGGCAATGGCACCAGCACCTTCGCCGTGCCGGATCTGCGCGGTCGCCTGCCGATCCACCAGGGCCAGGGACCGGGCCTGAGCAACTATCCGCTCGCCCAGCGTGCAGGCACCGAGACGGTGACATTGACGGAGCTGCAGATGCCGACGCATACACACACCGCCCAGGCCACCACCGCCGCAGCGACCGCGTCGGCGCCGGCCGGGCTGCTGCCGGGCGCGGTCAACGGCAGCGTGTTCTATGCCAGCGACACCACCGGCGCCACCATGGTCGCGATGTCCCCGCAAAGCACGACGTTTGCCGGCGGCAACCAACCGCACGACAACGTCATGCCGACGCTGACGGTGCAGTACTGCATCGCCACCACCGGCATCTTCCCGCAACAGGCCTGA
- a CDS encoding phage tail protein yields the protein MTEPYIGEIQLFGFDYNPYGWALCNGATLPVTQNTVLYSLLGVAYGGNGTTTFQLPNFATRAGCQQGAGPGLTPHTLGSNFGSASVSLQSTQIPMHQHGVNAFSQPDPTKKTGMPVSGAALSSLNLTNERPFLAVAPNTQFSPTMLMPTGIGQAHENRQPYLAVNFCIALQGNYPVFN from the coding sequence ATGACCGAACCCTATATCGGCGAAATCCAGCTGTTCGGCTTCGACTACAACCCGTACGGCTGGGCGTTGTGCAACGGCGCCACCCTGCCGGTCACGCAGAACACCGTGCTGTACTCCCTGCTCGGCGTGGCCTACGGCGGCAATGGCACCACCACGTTCCAACTGCCGAATTTCGCCACGCGCGCCGGTTGCCAGCAGGGCGCGGGGCCTGGCCTGACGCCGCACACGCTGGGCAGCAACTTCGGCTCGGCGTCGGTGAGCCTGCAGAGCACGCAGATTCCGATGCACCAACATGGCGTCAACGCGTTTTCGCAGCCCGATCCGACCAAGAAGACCGGTATGCCGGTCAGCGGTGCCGCCCTGTCGTCGCTGAACCTCACCAACGAGCGTCCGTTCCTGGCCGTCGCGCCGAACACGCAGTTCTCCCCGACCATGTTGATGCCCACCGGCATCGGCCAGGCGCACGAGAACCGGCAGCCGTATCTGGCGGTGAACTTCTGCATCGCGTTGCAGGGCAACTACCCGGTCTTCAATTGA
- a CDS encoding GNAT family N-acetyltransferase yields the protein MSIVASPGFPQRDAGWAAPAALQARGIGLRPARSADLDWLRDLYASTRRAELAAVPWPEQTKRAFLDQQFALQHAHYLQHFPGADFLIVEDAHARLGRLYLDRSADPHVLVDISLLPDCRGQGIGGALIAQAQALAHADGRALTLHVLHANPAAQRLYARLGFVAGEAGQTHLAMRWDGPGARPNARVS from the coding sequence ATGTCGATCGTCGCCTCGCCCGGCTTTCCGCAACGGGACGCCGGGTGGGCGGCGCCCGCTGCGCTGCAGGCACGCGGCATCGGCCTGCGGCCGGCGCGGTCGGCAGACCTGGACTGGCTGCGCGATCTGTACGCCAGCACGCGCCGCGCCGAACTGGCCGCGGTGCCGTGGCCGGAACAAACCAAGCGCGCCTTTCTCGATCAGCAGTTCGCCTTGCAGCATGCGCACTATCTGCAGCACTTTCCCGGCGCGGACTTCCTGATCGTGGAAGACGCGCACGCACGCCTTGGGCGGCTGTATCTGGACCGCAGCGCGGATCCGCACGTCCTGGTCGATATCAGCCTGCTGCCGGACTGTCGCGGCCAAGGCATCGGCGGCGCGCTGATCGCACAGGCACAGGCGCTCGCGCATGCGGATGGGCGCGCACTGACACTGCATGTGCTGCATGCCAATCCCGCAGCGCAGCGGCTTTACGCGCGGCTGGGCTTCGTCGCCGGCGAGGCCGGCCAGACCCATCTGGCCATGCGCTGGGATGGCCCCGGCGCACGACCGAACGCGCGCGTCAGTTGA
- a CDS encoding ABC transporter ATP-binding protein: protein MASSESNLVQLSGVRIDRGGRAILRDVSLSVPRGSITAVLGPSGSGKSTLLAALTGELVPAAGTLEVFGKPLPRGSRALRETRKSIGVLLQGNGLLTDLSVAENVALPLRAHTRLPEPVLQRLVALKLHAVGLLAAADAWPRELSGGMARRVALARALALDPPLMIYDEPLTGLDPIASGVIMSLIQRLNHTLGLTSIIVSHHVHETLPICDQAVAIANGGVVFAGTPQELQASTDPLLQQFLHGRPDGPIPFDAPQRARSAA, encoded by the coding sequence ATGGCGTCTTCCGAATCCAATCTGGTGCAGTTGTCGGGCGTGCGCATTGACCGCGGCGGCCGCGCGATCCTGCGCGACGTCTCGCTGAGCGTGCCGCGCGGCAGCATCACCGCCGTGCTCGGGCCATCCGGCAGTGGCAAGTCCACGCTGCTGGCCGCCCTGACCGGCGAACTGGTGCCCGCCGCGGGCACGCTGGAAGTGTTCGGCAAGCCGCTGCCGCGCGGCAGCCGCGCGCTGCGCGAGACGCGCAAGAGCATCGGCGTGCTGCTGCAGGGCAACGGCCTGCTCACCGACCTGAGCGTGGCCGAGAACGTGGCGCTGCCGTTGCGCGCCCACACCCGCCTGCCCGAGCCGGTGCTGCAGCGGTTGGTGGCGCTGAAGCTTCACGCGGTGGGCCTGCTGGCCGCCGCCGATGCCTGGCCGCGCGAGTTGTCCGGCGGCATGGCGCGGCGCGTGGCGCTGGCGCGGGCGCTGGCCCTGGATCCGCCGCTGATGATCTACGACGAACCGCTGACCGGCCTGGATCCGATCGCCTCCGGCGTGATCATGAGCCTGATCCAGCGCCTCAACCACACCCTGGGCCTGACCAGCATCATCGTCAGCCACCACGTCCACGAGACCCTGCCGATCTGCGACCAGGCCGTGGCCATCGCCAACGGCGGCGTGGTCTTCGCCGGCACCCCGCAGGAATTGCAGGCCAGCACCGATCCGTTGCTGCAGCAGTTCCTGCACGGCCGTCCCGATGGCCCGATCCCGTTCGATGCGCCGCAGCGCGCGCGGAGCGCCGCCTGA